The proteins below are encoded in one region of Nocardia sp. XZ_19_385:
- a CDS encoding MaoC family dehydratase N-terminal domain-containing protein, with the protein MPLDPSVIGKQLPSSTLAVDAGRLRFFATAIGETNPIFTDLAAAQAAGYADLPVPPTFLFGIELENPDSFGWLAELGIDLRRVLHGEQSFTYHSTAVAGDVLTSTPTIGNVYSKKGGTLDFLEKTSTVTRADGELVAELKSVLVVRNPEVGE; encoded by the coding sequence ATGCCCCTGGATCCCAGCGTGATCGGCAAGCAATTGCCGTCGAGCACCCTTGCGGTCGATGCCGGACGGCTGCGCTTCTTCGCCACGGCCATCGGTGAGACGAACCCGATCTTCACCGATCTCGCGGCGGCGCAGGCGGCGGGGTACGCCGATCTTCCGGTGCCTCCGACGTTCTTGTTCGGCATCGAACTCGAGAATCCGGACTCCTTCGGCTGGCTGGCCGAACTCGGTATCGATCTGCGCCGAGTGCTGCATGGCGAGCAGTCGTTCACCTATCACTCGACAGCGGTGGCCGGTGACGTACTCACCTCGACCCCGACCATCGGGAACGTGTACAGCAAGAAGGGTGGGACGCTCGATTTCCTCGAGAAGACCTCCACTGTCACGCGCGCCGACGGCGAACTGGTGGCCGAGCTGAAATCCGTTCTCGTCGTACGCAATCCGGAGGTAGGTGAATGA
- a CDS encoding ISAs1 family transposase: MSLLDVLGEVVDPRARRGVRYSARATLAAALAAVVAGSRSLTAIGQWVAEAPATVVSQLGFEGSVPTESTIRRFLQALDADAFDRAIGEWMWRKTGARGRRVVSFDGKSLRGTRDGEDRPIHLLAGVCQQLGVIVGQIGVDIKTNEIPMLRELLGGIDIDGMVITADALHTNRDTATYITDLGGHYLLTVKDNQPRLRKALKKLPWHSVRTHDRTRTRKHGREETRTLKALAIRGPAIHFPGARTALKITRRRVDAKTRKFQSATIYAITSLTPAEATPRQIAAWLRGHWHIENRVHYVRDVTFDEDRCRVRTGAGAQVMATLRNTTIGLLRISGHHNIAHGLRYHSYQHQRPLELLKSC, encoded by the coding sequence GTGAGTTTGCTGGATGTGCTGGGAGAGGTGGTCGATCCAAGGGCTCGCCGGGGTGTGCGGTATTCGGCACGAGCGACTTTGGCAGCTGCGCTGGCAGCGGTGGTGGCGGGTTCGCGGTCGCTGACCGCGATCGGTCAGTGGGTCGCCGAGGCCCCCGCGACGGTGGTCTCCCAGCTCGGGTTCGAGGGTTCTGTGCCGACGGAATCGACGATCCGCCGATTCCTGCAAGCCCTGGACGCGGACGCTTTCGACAGGGCGATCGGGGAATGGATGTGGCGCAAGACCGGCGCGCGCGGTCGCCGAGTGGTGTCCTTCGACGGGAAATCCTTGCGCGGCACCCGCGATGGCGAGGACCGGCCGATCCACCTGCTCGCCGGTGTCTGTCAACAGTTGGGCGTGATCGTGGGGCAGATCGGTGTGGACATCAAAACCAACGAAATCCCCATGCTGCGTGAGCTTTTGGGAGGAATCGACATCGACGGGATGGTCATCACCGCCGATGCGTTGCACACCAACCGCGACACCGCCACCTACATCACCGATCTGGGCGGGCACTACTTGCTGACGGTCAAAGACAACCAACCCCGCCTGCGCAAGGCTTTGAAGAAACTGCCCTGGCATTCGGTCCGCACCCACGACCGCACCCGCACGCGAAAGCACGGCCGCGAGGAAACCCGCACCCTCAAAGCCCTCGCGATCCGCGGGCCCGCCATCCATTTTCCCGGCGCCAGAACCGCATTGAAAATCACCCGCCGCCGCGTCGATGCCAAGACCCGAAAATTCCAGAGCGCCACCATCTACGCCATCACCAGTCTGACGCCGGCCGAGGCCACACCCCGCCAGATAGCGGCCTGGTTGCGCGGACATTGGCACATCGAGAACCGAGTGCACTACGTCCGCGACGTCACCTTCGACGAAGACCGATGCCGAGTCCGCACCGGCGCCGGAGCACAAGTGATGGCCACTTTGCGAAACACAACGATCGGTCTGTTACGGATAAGTGGCCATCACAACATCGCACACGGCCTGCGCTACCACTCCTACCAGCACCAACGCCCCTTAGAACTGCTCAAAAGTTGCTAA
- a CDS encoding cytochrome P450 → MIDHERLLNQRMFTTAEVAKLLGVDESTLRRWRRSTPVEGPMMLPNSALRPRTKEHMPVTDVVFDDTYFRDPHAFYQQIQQQGPLHRFTTPSGVHGWLITSAPLARAVLTDARIGKGRDTMLGVSGNNTGLSLRQRLLRASSEWVVSHMLGSDPPDHTRLRHAVADHFTPRAVTALQPRIDTLTQGFIDTMDPTDPVDLVTALACPLPVAVICEILGVSDRHQHRIERSSAILSDVTVARARELRSASLDFTRLILPHFATRRLRPREDLITALTQQMKTGQVNLKESLSTVALLLIAGHETTANLILATLLALLRNPEELQRVRTDPVRLNAVIDEALRTDPPLPVATLRQAHTPIELTGQHITPGELLLVSLLAANHDPQTTSHPTTFHPDRPTRHLSFGTGIHHCLGARLARAETTAAITYLLHRYPNITLAVPPTALRWRRSVFFRRLESLPVHLNSEPPSDSSHFIGDDAD, encoded by the coding sequence ATGATCGATCACGAGCGTCTTTTAAACCAGCGCATGTTCACCACCGCCGAAGTCGCCAAGCTTCTCGGAGTCGACGAGTCGACACTTCGGCGCTGGCGCAGATCAACACCGGTAGAGGGTCCCATGATGCTCCCCAACTCTGCTCTACGACCGCGGACCAAGGAACACATGCCAGTCACCGACGTCGTTTTCGACGACACCTACTTCCGGGACCCCCACGCCTTCTACCAGCAGATCCAACAGCAAGGCCCGCTGCACCGGTTCACCACACCGTCCGGGGTCCATGGCTGGCTCATCACCAGCGCACCTCTGGCCCGCGCCGTGCTCACCGACGCTCGCATCGGCAAGGGCCGCGACACCATGCTCGGCGTCTCCGGCAACAACACCGGCCTGAGCCTGCGCCAGCGATTGCTGCGCGCGAGCAGCGAGTGGGTCGTCAGCCACATGCTCGGCTCCGACCCACCCGACCACACACGATTACGCCACGCCGTCGCCGACCACTTCACACCCCGCGCCGTCACCGCGTTGCAGCCTCGAATCGACACACTCACACAAGGATTCATCGACACGATGGACCCCACAGACCCTGTCGATCTGGTAACCGCACTCGCCTGCCCACTGCCGGTCGCCGTGATCTGCGAAATCCTCGGCGTCTCCGACCGTCACCAACACCGCATCGAACGCTCCTCAGCGATCCTCTCCGACGTCACCGTCGCCCGCGCACGCGAACTGCGCAGTGCCAGCCTCGATTTCACACGACTGATCCTGCCGCACTTCGCCACCCGCCGCCTCCGCCCCCGCGAGGACCTCATCACCGCCCTGACCCAACAAATGAAGACAGGCCAGGTCAACCTCAAAGAGTCACTCTCGACAGTCGCGCTACTGCTGATCGCCGGACACGAAACCACCGCCAACCTCATCCTCGCCACACTGCTCGCGCTCCTGCGAAATCCCGAGGAACTGCAGCGGGTGCGAACCGACCCCGTCAGACTCAACGCCGTCATCGACGAAGCCCTGCGCACCGATCCCCCACTACCGGTGGCCACCCTGCGTCAAGCCCACACCCCCATCGAACTGACCGGACAACACATCACACCCGGAGAGCTCCTCCTGGTCTCCCTCCTCGCAGCCAACCACGACCCCCAAACCACCAGCCACCCAACAACATTCCACCCAGACCGCCCCACCCGGCACCTCTCATTCGGCACCGGGATCCACCACTGCCTCGGAGCCCGCCTCGCCCGCGCAGAAACCACCGCCGCAATCACCTACCTCCTCCACCGATACCCCAACATCACCCTCGCCGTCCCACCCACCGCACTACGCTGGCGCCGCAGCGTCTTCTTCCGACGCCTGGAATCACTTCCGGTGCACCTGAACTCCGAGCCTCCGAGCGACAGCTCGCATTTCATCGGCGACGACGCCGACTAG
- a CDS encoding SDR family NAD(P)-dependent oxidoreductase, which produces MGTLDGKVAIVSGSGRGIGREIALKLAAEGAKVVVNDLDAEPAKETVAAIEAAGGTAVSCVGSVTEEGFAERFVQTAVEEFDGLDIIVNNAGYTWDSVIQKMTDEQWDAIIDVHLKAPFRILRAAQPVIAAQVKKAKEAGEPIPCRKVVNISSMAGTGGNAGQANYSSAKAGITGLTKTIAKEWGRYNVTVNTVAFGFIKTRLTEASADGDSTIDIEGKKLKVGVNPNLLAAMEQMIPLGRAGTPTEAAGAVYLFCTPESDYVSAQTLICGGGFNI; this is translated from the coding sequence ATGGGAACTCTTGATGGCAAGGTCGCTATTGTCTCCGGCTCCGGTCGCGGCATCGGCCGTGAAATCGCGCTGAAGCTCGCCGCCGAGGGCGCGAAGGTCGTGGTCAACGACCTCGACGCCGAACCCGCCAAGGAAACCGTCGCCGCGATCGAAGCCGCAGGCGGCACCGCGGTCTCGTGCGTCGGCAGCGTCACCGAAGAAGGCTTCGCCGAACGCTTCGTGCAGACCGCCGTCGAGGAGTTCGACGGACTCGACATCATCGTCAATAACGCCGGCTACACCTGGGATTCGGTCATTCAGAAGATGACCGACGAGCAGTGGGACGCGATCATCGACGTCCACCTCAAGGCGCCGTTCCGGATTCTGCGCGCCGCGCAGCCGGTCATCGCCGCGCAGGTGAAGAAGGCGAAAGAGGCGGGGGAGCCGATCCCGTGCCGCAAGGTCGTCAATATCTCCTCGATGGCGGGCACCGGAGGCAATGCGGGACAGGCGAATTACTCCTCGGCCAAGGCGGGCATCACCGGTCTGACCAAGACCATCGCCAAGGAGTGGGGCCGCTACAACGTCACCGTCAACACCGTGGCGTTCGGCTTCATCAAGACCCGACTCACCGAGGCCTCGGCCGACGGTGACAGCACCATCGACATCGAAGGCAAGAAGCTCAAGGTCGGCGTCAACCCGAACCTGCTGGCCGCCATGGAGCAGATGATCCCGCTCGGTCGCGCGGGTACCCCGACCGAGGCCGCCGGAGCGGTTTACCTGTTCTGCACTCCCGAATCCGATTACGTCAGCGCGCAGACCCTCATCTGCGGTGGCGGCTTCAACATCTAA
- a CDS encoding TetR/AcrR family transcriptional regulator, protein MAHGPDGQALISPARGTRPANRRELIVRAATDLFYRKGYATVGMGEVAEAVAIGPSALYRHFRGKQDLLATVVGDALGAVDARLAASSSADVGVRLAGFALEHRGIGVLWRREARHLSADNRAELRVVTDRIVTRLTDLIRERRPTLGLAEADLLARSALAVGISASFHSLSLPEPGFTNLLGELITTTIDAPIALADPMSGNPDAAATVLTRSRRETILVEASKLFARNGFAGVSMDDIGAAVGIAGPSVYNHFPAKTDILTAAMFRGDEWLRMGMNRAFAQATDPRDALRRLLRSYGEFVFENPDLIQLLISESVHLPEADRHRTRVAQHSYIAEWVHLADQVHPSWDHSAARIRVQAAQTILNEISLTPQFRMNPAVESAVCVISAELLAIQQD, encoded by the coding sequence ATGGCACACGGACCGGACGGACAGGCGCTGATCAGTCCGGCCCGTGGCACTCGACCGGCGAATCGGCGCGAGCTGATCGTGCGGGCGGCGACGGATCTGTTCTATCGCAAGGGTTATGCCACGGTCGGGATGGGTGAAGTCGCCGAGGCGGTGGCAATCGGTCCCTCCGCGCTGTATCGGCATTTTCGTGGCAAACAGGATCTACTGGCCACGGTGGTCGGTGATGCGCTCGGAGCGGTCGACGCGCGGCTGGCGGCCTCCTCGTCAGCCGATGTGGGGGTGCGGCTGGCCGGGTTCGCCCTCGAGCACCGGGGGATCGGGGTGCTGTGGCGGCGCGAGGCGCGCCATCTATCCGCCGACAACCGCGCCGAATTGCGAGTGGTCACCGACCGCATCGTCACCCGGCTCACCGACCTGATCCGCGAACGCCGACCCACCCTCGGCCTCGCCGAAGCCGACCTGCTGGCACGGTCCGCGCTCGCCGTCGGCATCAGCGCTTCGTTCCACAGCTTGTCCTTGCCCGAACCCGGTTTCACGAACCTGCTCGGGGAGCTCATCACAACGACCATCGACGCGCCGATCGCCCTGGCCGACCCGATGTCCGGCAACCCGGACGCCGCTGCGACCGTGCTGACCAGGTCCAGGCGCGAGACCATTCTGGTCGAGGCCTCGAAACTGTTCGCCCGCAACGGTTTCGCAGGCGTGAGCATGGACGATATTGGGGCGGCCGTGGGCATCGCCGGGCCTAGCGTCTACAACCACTTCCCGGCCAAGACCGACATCCTCACCGCGGCCATGTTCCGCGGCGACGAATGGTTGCGCATGGGCATGAACCGCGCCTTCGCACAGGCAACCGACCCCCGCGACGCCCTGCGCCGGCTGCTGCGCAGCTACGGCGAATTCGTCTTCGAGAACCCCGACCTCATCCAACTGCTCATTTCCGAGTCGGTACACCTCCCCGAGGCCGATCGCCATCGCACCCGCGTCGCCCAGCACTCCTACATCGCCGAATGGGTACACCTGGCCGATCAGGTGCATCCCTCCTGGGATCACAGCGCCGCCCGCATCCGCGTCCAGGCCGCCCAGACCATTCTCAACGAGATCTCTTTGACGCCGCAATTCCGCATGAACCCGGCCGTCGAATCGGCCGTCTGCGTGATCAGCGCGGAATTGCTGGCAATCCAGCAAGACTGA
- a CDS encoding MaoC/PaaZ C-terminal domain-containing protein, producing MTTMQAVEVGTELPPLKIRAISRTTLALFAGASGDHNPMHIDIDVAKSAGLDDVFAHGMLSMAYLGRLLTDWVDPQAIRSYRVRFASITPVLAKPTATGKVVSIDEVDGERRATLELTVALADGTVTLTGDAVVALPN from the coding sequence ATGACCACCATGCAAGCGGTCGAGGTCGGAACCGAGCTGCCGCCCTTGAAGATTCGGGCCATCTCGCGCACCACCCTCGCCCTGTTCGCGGGTGCCTCGGGTGATCACAATCCGATGCATATCGATATCGACGTCGCCAAGTCCGCCGGGCTCGACGACGTATTCGCACACGGCATGCTCTCGATGGCGTACCTCGGGCGACTGCTGACCGATTGGGTCGACCCGCAGGCGATTCGGTCCTACCGCGTGCGATTCGCCTCCATTACGCCCGTGCTCGCAAAGCCAACGGCCACGGGCAAAGTCGTCTCGATCGACGAGGTAGACGGCGAACGCCGTGCCACCTTGGAACTCACCGTCGCGCTCGCCGACGGCACCGTAACCCTTACCGGCGACGCCGTCGTCGCACTCCCGAACTGA
- a CDS encoding acyl-CoA dehydrogenase family protein yields MTTPVYRSPWIDEEVLALKDMATKFFEAELLPHQERFADQKHVDREFWNKAGELGLLCASIPEEYGGGGGTFAHDFAIFDAQYGLGDTAFGNMVHSGLVAHYILAYGNEEQKRRWLPGMASGALVGAIAMTEPGAGSDLKALRTSAVRDADGYVINGAKTFISNGKHADLVIVVAKTDATAGAKGISLIVVETAGAQGYQVGRLLDKVGMKGQDTAELSFTDVRVPVGNLLGEAGAGFGYLMNQLAHERLVVAVCAAAATAAAVDWTVRYNKERKAFGAPLFEMQNTRFELAQCATLARVCRVFVDDCIQRHLRGELDGPTASMAKAYATDIQGQVVDRCVQLFGGYGYMLEYPIARMYADARVQRIYAGANEVMKELIARSL; encoded by the coding sequence GTGACCACCCCTGTGTACCGATCCCCGTGGATCGATGAGGAAGTTCTCGCGCTCAAGGATATGGCGACGAAGTTCTTCGAAGCCGAATTACTGCCCCACCAGGAACGTTTCGCGGACCAGAAGCATGTGGACCGCGAATTCTGGAACAAGGCGGGCGAACTCGGCCTGCTGTGCGCCTCGATACCCGAGGAATACGGTGGCGGCGGAGGCACTTTCGCGCACGATTTCGCCATCTTCGACGCGCAGTACGGACTGGGTGACACCGCTTTCGGCAATATGGTGCACAGTGGGCTGGTCGCGCACTACATCCTCGCCTACGGGAATGAGGAGCAGAAGCGGCGGTGGCTGCCCGGGATGGCTTCCGGGGCGCTCGTCGGGGCCATCGCCATGACCGAACCCGGAGCGGGTTCGGACCTGAAAGCCTTGCGCACCAGCGCTGTTCGTGACGCGGATGGCTACGTCATCAATGGCGCGAAGACCTTTATCTCCAATGGCAAGCACGCCGATCTGGTGATCGTGGTGGCCAAGACCGATGCCACCGCCGGGGCCAAGGGCATCTCACTCATCGTGGTCGAGACCGCAGGCGCCCAGGGTTATCAGGTCGGCAGGCTGCTCGACAAGGTCGGCATGAAGGGCCAGGACACCGCAGAGTTGTCCTTCACCGATGTTCGAGTTCCGGTCGGGAATTTGCTCGGCGAGGCGGGCGCGGGTTTCGGCTACCTGATGAACCAACTCGCGCACGAACGGCTCGTCGTAGCGGTCTGTGCGGCAGCGGCCACCGCGGCAGCCGTCGACTGGACGGTGCGATACAACAAGGAGCGCAAGGCATTCGGCGCCCCGCTGTTCGAAATGCAGAACACCCGTTTCGAACTCGCCCAGTGCGCCACCCTCGCGCGCGTGTGCCGAGTATTCGTCGACGACTGCATTCAACGGCACCTGCGCGGTGAACTCGACGGACCGACCGCGTCGATGGCCAAGGCGTACGCCACCGATATTCAAGGTCAAGTCGTCGATCGCTGCGTGCAGTTGTTCGGCGGTTACGGGTACATGCTCGAATACCCCATCGCGCGCATGTACGCCGATGCCAGGGTGCAGCGCATCTATGCCGGCGCCAACGAGGTGATGAAGGAACTCATCGCACGTTCGCTGTAG